A stretch of bacterium DNA encodes these proteins:
- a CDS encoding VOC family protein has protein sequence MPVRGLDHVALTCADVEATLDFYKRVLGATTIYEDLWREGKIPVVLLQIGASRLSIHDAASPASPHADTPTPGSADFCFRFDGPIEEARKLLVDHGVEVIEGEGPRPAADGEMGLSVYFRDPDHNLLELLSTDG, from the coding sequence ATGCCCGTACGCGGACTCGACCACGTCGCGCTGACCTGCGCCGACGTGGAGGCGACCCTCGACTTCTACAAGCGCGTCCTCGGCGCGACGACGATCTACGAGGACCTCTGGCGGGAGGGGAAGATCCCCGTCGTACTCCTGCAGATCGGCGCGAGCCGCCTCTCGATCCACGATGCGGCGTCCCCCGCCTCGCCCCACGCCGACACGCCCACCCCGGGCTCGGCCGACTTCTGCTTCCGCTTCGACGGGCCGATCGAGGAGGCGCGAAAGCTCCTCGTCGACCACGGCGTCGAGGTGATTGAGGGGGAGGGTCCGCGGCCGGCGGCGGACGGCGAGATGGGCCTCTCGGTCTACTTCCGGGATCCGGACCACAACCTGCTGGAACTGCTTTCGACGGACGGCTAG
- a CDS encoding UGSC family (seleno)protein, protein MTTVLLDPSSEAVPAERVRPARLAELAGKTIGLLDIRKARGDVFLDRLEDLLTARGASVIRYAKPTFTKPAPIDLRHEIATQCDAVVEALADUGSCTSCSVHDTVDLEDRGVPSVFVSTVEFVDGADAQAKALGTKPSAVYVEHPIQDRTDDEMRVIADQAVDEVVARIAG, encoded by the coding sequence ATGACGACCGTCCTCCTCGACCCCTCGAGCGAAGCCGTCCCGGCCGAGCGCGTCCGGCCGGCCCGGCTCGCCGAGCTCGCGGGCAAGACGATCGGACTGCTCGACATCCGGAAGGCGCGTGGGGACGTCTTCCTCGACCGGCTCGAGGATCTGCTGACCGCGCGCGGCGCTTCCGTGATCCGCTACGCGAAGCCGACCTTCACGAAGCCGGCGCCGATCGACCTCCGGCACGAGATCGCGACCCAGTGTGACGCGGTCGTCGAAGCCCTCGCCGATTGAGGCAGCTGCACGTCGTGCAGTGTGCACGACACGGTGGACCTCGAGGATCGCGGCGTTCCCTCCGTCTTCGTCTCGACCGTCGAGTTCGTCGACGGCGCGGACGCGCAGGCGAAGGCGCTCGGCACGAAACCCTCCGCGGTCTACGTCGAGCATCCGATCCAGGATCGGACGGACGACGAGATGCGCGTGATCGCCGACCAGGCGGTCGACGAAGTGGTGGCGCGGATCGCCGGCTAG
- a CDS encoding tyrosine-protein phosphatase, with product MTDYRAPSPLQFEKVANFRDMGGHTTHDGRRLARGRLLRAGHLGHATDADVALLEPFGLRRVFDFRTAKDIELEGADRLTSQAESVLLPMPDPAKGADIRELMENAGPDDMERLFGDGKAERMMIESAAGLVRERREPYSLFLKALAHDAHVPALFHCSAGKDRAGWAGSVVLLTLGVPEDQVIEQYLLSNRAGEEIIERSKQNGNAWWHEALAPLIGVREVYIQASFDAVAADWGDFDTYLSQGLGITDDERASIRANLLE from the coding sequence GTGACCGACTACCGAGCCCCCTCCCCCCTCCAATTCGAGAAGGTCGCCAACTTCCGCGACATGGGCGGACATACGACCCACGACGGCCGCCGTCTCGCTCGGGGGCGGCTGCTCCGCGCCGGTCATCTCGGCCACGCGACCGATGCCGACGTGGCACTCCTCGAGCCCTTCGGCCTACGCCGTGTCTTCGACTTCCGGACGGCCAAGGACATCGAGCTCGAAGGCGCCGATCGCCTCACGAGCCAGGCCGAGAGCGTACTGCTGCCCATGCCGGACCCCGCGAAGGGTGCGGACATCCGCGAGCTGATGGAGAACGCCGGCCCGGACGACATGGAGCGGCTCTTCGGTGACGGGAAGGCCGAACGGATGATGATCGAGTCCGCCGCCGGACTCGTCCGCGAGCGCAGGGAGCCCTACTCGCTCTTCCTCAAGGCGCTGGCCCACGACGCCCACGTGCCGGCCCTCTTCCACTGCTCCGCCGGCAAGGACCGCGCGGGCTGGGCCGGCTCGGTCGTGCTCCTCACGCTCGGCGTTCCCGAGGATCAGGTCATCGAGCAGTACCTGCTCAGCAATCGCGCCGGCGAGGAGATCATCGAGCGCAGCAAGCAGAACGGGAATGCCTGGTGGCACGAAGCCCTCGCGCCCTTGATCGGCGTCCGAGAGGTGTACATCCAGGCGTCCTTCGACGCGGTCGCCGCGGATTGGGGCGACTTCGACACCTACCTCTCGCAGGGCCTCGGGATCACCGACGACGAACGCGCGTCGATCCGGGCGAACCTGCTCGAGTAG
- a CDS encoding NADP-dependent oxidoreductase, producing the protein MPYTNRQWLLAARPVGMVKETDFRLASEEIPGVADGEFLIRNLFLAFEPAQRGWIDDVESYIPPVQLGEAMRAGTVGQVIESKHPEFEKGQLVSGMFGWQEYYLTDGTPGPFGGVSRVPDGIPPQRMLSVLGATGMTAYFGIHDIHPVNEGDNVLVSGAAGATGSVASQIARIRGAGKVVGIAGGPDKCKWLVEEAKLDAAIDYKNEDVLRRMREEFPNGVDLYFDNVGGDILDAALLAMAERGRITMCGGISGYNEETPPPGPSNIMQIVIKRLSVKGFILFDHVANAGQAIADLAKWSASGEIAVEEDIQEGFENTPKTFLRLFQGKNLGKQLIKIADAE; encoded by the coding sequence ATGCCCTACACGAACCGCCAATGGCTGCTCGCCGCCCGACCCGTCGGGATGGTGAAGGAAACCGACTTCCGCCTCGCGAGCGAAGAGATCCCCGGCGTCGCCGACGGCGAGTTCCTCATCCGCAACCTCTTCCTCGCCTTCGAGCCGGCCCAGCGCGGCTGGATCGACGACGTCGAGAGCTACATCCCGCCGGTCCAGCTCGGCGAGGCCATGCGTGCGGGGACCGTCGGCCAGGTGATCGAGTCGAAGCACCCCGAGTTCGAGAAGGGCCAGCTCGTCTCCGGCATGTTCGGCTGGCAGGAGTACTATCTGACGGACGGCACGCCGGGCCCCTTCGGGGGCGTTTCCCGCGTGCCCGACGGGATCCCGCCCCAGCGCATGCTCTCGGTACTCGGCGCGACGGGCATGACCGCCTACTTCGGGATCCACGACATCCATCCCGTGAACGAAGGCGACAACGTCCTCGTCTCCGGCGCCGCCGGCGCGACGGGGTCGGTCGCGTCCCAGATCGCGCGGATCCGCGGCGCCGGCAAGGTCGTCGGAATCGCCGGCGGTCCCGACAAGTGCAAGTGGCTCGTCGAGGAAGCGAAGCTCGACGCGGCGATCGACTACAAGAACGAGGACGTGCTGAGGCGCATGCGCGAGGAGTTCCCGAACGGTGTCGACCTCTACTTCGACAACGTGGGCGGCGACATCCTCGACGCGGCCCTGCTCGCGATGGCCGAGCGCGGCCGGATCACGATGTGCGGCGGCATCTCGGGCTACAACGAGGAGACTCCGCCGCCCGGCCCGAGCAACATCATGCAGATCGTGATCAAGCGGCTGTCGGTCAAGGGCTTCATCCTCTTCGACCACGTGGCGAACGCGGGCCAGGCGATCGCCGACCTCGCGAAGTGGAGCGCCAGCGGCGAGATCGCAGTCGAAGAAGACATCCAGGAGGGCTTCGAGAACACGCCGAAGACCTTCCTCCGCCTCTTCCAGGGCAAGAACCTCGGCAAGCAGCTGATCAAGATCGCAGACGCGGAGTAG
- a CDS encoding glycoside-pentoside-hexuronide (GPH):cation symporter yields the protein MQDTRLPLHLKFVFGLGDHSINVALVALTMVFPFYLTDVVEMRPWLAGLVPFVGRSVDAVSDVYMGRLSDRTRWKAGRRRPFFLIGALPFALSFAAIWSAPAFEGDLGQFVFYAGVYVLISISMTVCAIPYYALMPDLTDSYDERTALVTFRSALSLIGTLLIAVAFRPLVATFGGDAPAWAMTGAVFSLWIVWPWLPIWWVTWERPPREIADPVPLREYLGVITGNRNFGRLLALFALGRIAIDLPLALFLHYFTYVIGRPDYFESMMFSFIMGTVMAMPVWLRFARGRDKAEVYRWACVGWTTTFLGLLTFQPEWPYAAMILVSLLSGFGYAAADMMPWSMVADVADEDELACGERREGVFMGIFTFVRKISGATGVFIGLFVLDVVGFQPNVENGDVVLYTIRGLTAGVPILFILASLAIAMKYTLGHAEHETILRTLEGQRGERAVG from the coding sequence GTGCAGGACACGCGGCTCCCCCTCCATCTCAAGTTCGTCTTCGGCCTGGGGGACCATTCCATCAACGTGGCGCTGGTCGCGCTCACGATGGTCTTTCCCTTCTACCTGACCGACGTCGTCGAGATGCGTCCCTGGCTGGCGGGCCTCGTGCCTTTCGTCGGCCGGAGCGTCGACGCGGTCTCCGACGTCTACATGGGGCGGCTCTCCGACCGGACGCGCTGGAAGGCGGGGCGTCGGCGGCCCTTCTTCTTGATCGGCGCGCTTCCCTTCGCGCTCTCCTTCGCGGCGATCTGGTCGGCGCCGGCCTTCGAAGGCGACCTCGGCCAGTTCGTCTTCTACGCGGGCGTCTATGTCTTGATCAGCATCAGCATGACCGTCTGCGCGATCCCCTACTACGCTCTGATGCCCGATCTCACGGACAGCTACGACGAGCGGACGGCGTTGGTGACGTTCCGCTCGGCGCTGTCCTTGATCGGAACCCTCCTGATCGCCGTGGCGTTTCGTCCGCTCGTGGCGACCTTCGGCGGCGACGCGCCGGCCTGGGCGATGACCGGGGCGGTCTTCTCGCTCTGGATCGTGTGGCCCTGGCTGCCGATCTGGTGGGTCACGTGGGAGCGGCCGCCGCGCGAGATCGCCGATCCCGTGCCGCTCCGCGAGTACCTGGGCGTGATCACGGGCAACCGCAACTTCGGCCGTCTGCTCGCGCTCTTCGCCCTCGGCCGGATCGCGATCGATCTGCCGCTGGCGCTCTTCCTCCACTATTTCACGTACGTGATCGGCCGGCCCGACTACTTCGAGTCGATGATGTTCTCGTTCATCATGGGGACGGTGATGGCGATGCCCGTCTGGCTCCGCTTCGCGCGGGGGCGCGACAAAGCGGAGGTCTATCGCTGGGCCTGCGTCGGTTGGACGACGACGTTCCTCGGCCTGCTGACCTTTCAACCGGAGTGGCCGTACGCGGCGATGATCCTGGTGAGCCTGCTCTCGGGATTCGGCTACGCGGCGGCGGACATGATGCCCTGGTCGATGGTCGCGGACGTCGCGGACGAGGACGAACTCGCGTGTGGAGAACGGCGCGAGGGCGTGTTCATGGGGATCTTCACCTTCGTGCGGAAGATCTCCGGCGCGACCGGCGTCTTCATCGGGCTCTTCGTGCTCGACGTGGTCGGCTTCCAGCCGAACGTCGAGAACGGCGACGTCGTCCTGTACACGATCCGCGGTCTCACCGCGGGCGTCCCGATCCTCTTCATCCTGGCGAGCCTCGCGATCGCCATGAAGTACACGCTCGGGCACGCCGAGCACGAGACGATCCTCCGGACCCTCGAAGGCCAGCGCGGCGAACGCGCGGTCGGCTGA
- a CDS encoding thioredoxin family protein: MASTPSDPTAKPPLPEGIVAFVKRDCPTCELVAPVLAALSKEAPVTVYTQDDPGFPDGVDRVDDTDLAVSWHHEIEAVPTLLRVEGGEEVERAIGWHRGEWEALTRVADLGPGLPELRPGCGSLSVDPSRAPELAIRFTGSKLKARRVEIAELEDEQEAFFDRGWTDGLPIVPPTEARVLRMLEGTTRAPDEVVANVPPDLAPCTVEKVAINAVMAGCKPEYLPVVIAAVEAACTDEFNIHGLLATTMSAGPVLVVNGPIRNAIGMNAGKNVFGQGNRANSTIGRALQLVIRNVGGGRPGEVDRATLGNPGKVGFCFPEDEEGSPFTPLNTEFGFEAGTNTVTLFPGEGPRTVVDQIARDPESLCHMFADALRHMLTPKMVLAFDAIVVVSPEHSRIFREAGWTREDLVRRLHELTLMNGDDLVRGAGGIADGLPESVRGNQVPKFKPDGLRVVHAGGGAGLFSAIIPGWANGEMGSAPVCKAITP; encoded by the coding sequence ATGGCGTCCACCCCCTCCGATCCGACGGCGAAGCCGCCCCTGCCCGAGGGCATCGTTGCCTTCGTGAAGCGCGACTGCCCGACCTGCGAGCTGGTCGCGCCGGTGCTCGCCGCGCTCTCGAAGGAGGCTCCGGTCACCGTCTATACCCAGGACGATCCGGGGTTCCCGGACGGCGTCGACCGGGTCGACGACACGGATCTGGCCGTTTCCTGGCATCACGAGATCGAGGCGGTTCCGACGCTTCTTCGCGTCGAGGGCGGAGAGGAAGTCGAGCGCGCGATCGGCTGGCATCGCGGCGAGTGGGAGGCGCTGACCCGTGTCGCCGATCTCGGCCCGGGCCTGCCCGAGCTCCGTCCGGGTTGCGGCTCGCTCTCCGTCGATCCCTCTCGCGCGCCGGAGCTCGCGATCCGCTTCACCGGGTCGAAGCTCAAGGCCCGCCGCGTCGAGATCGCCGAGCTCGAGGACGAGCAGGAAGCCTTCTTCGATCGCGGCTGGACCGACGGCCTGCCGATCGTGCCGCCGACGGAAGCGCGGGTGCTGCGCATGCTCGAGGGAACGACGCGCGCCCCGGACGAGGTCGTCGCGAACGTTCCGCCCGATCTGGCGCCCTGCACGGTCGAAAAGGTCGCGATCAACGCCGTCATGGCGGGCTGCAAGCCCGAGTACCTGCCGGTCGTGATCGCGGCGGTCGAGGCGGCGTGTACGGATGAGTTCAACATCCACGGCCTGCTCGCGACGACCATGTCCGCGGGACCGGTGCTCGTGGTGAACGGCCCGATCCGGAACGCGATCGGAATGAACGCGGGCAAGAACGTATTCGGTCAGGGCAATCGCGCGAACAGCACGATCGGACGCGCCCTCCAGCTGGTCATCCGGAACGTCGGCGGCGGCCGGCCCGGCGAGGTCGATCGCGCCACCCTCGGCAACCCCGGCAAGGTCGGCTTCTGTTTCCCCGAAGACGAGGAAGGCTCGCCCTTCACGCCCCTCAATACGGAGTTCGGCTTCGAGGCGGGGACGAATACGGTCACGCTCTTTCCGGGCGAGGGACCGCGAACGGTCGTCGATCAGATCGCCCGGGATCCCGAGTCCCTCTGTCACATGTTCGCCGACGCGCTTCGCCACATGCTCACGCCGAAGATGGTGCTCGCCTTCGACGCGATCGTCGTCGTCTCGCCGGAGCACTCCCGAATCTTTCGCGAAGCCGGCTGGACGCGCGAGGATCTGGTGAGGCGCCTCCACGAGCTCACGCTCATGAACGGCGACGATCTCGTGCGCGGCGCCGGCGGGATCGCCGACGGCCTGCCCGAGAGCGTGCGCGGCAACCAGGTTCCGAAGTTCAAGCCCGACGGCCTGCGGGTCGTCCATGCCGGTGGGGGGGCGGGGCTCTTCTCCGCGATCATCCCCGGCTGGGCCAACGGTGAGATGGGCAGCGCGCCCGTCTGCAAGGCCATCACGCCTTGA
- a CDS encoding nuclear transport factor 2 family protein has protein sequence MGRWSREELEEAFDVYQKTALDAGTSGDWRKWADMFTEDATYVEHHYGSFGGREAIYNWIQKTMDEPINQQMRYFPIDWYTIDEDKGTVIAKVWNRMIDPGDGSIHQEYNITILKYAGNMQWSYEEDVYNPAHFGTMIKGWMDAKKRVEAEKAQA, from the coding sequence ATGGGACGCTGGAGCCGGGAAGAATTGGAAGAAGCCTTCGATGTCTATCAGAAGACGGCCCTCGACGCGGGGACGTCGGGGGATTGGCGCAAGTGGGCGGACATGTTCACCGAGGACGCGACGTACGTGGAGCACCACTACGGCTCTTTCGGTGGCCGGGAAGCGATCTACAACTGGATCCAGAAGACCATGGACGAGCCGATCAACCAGCAGATGCGTTACTTCCCGATCGACTGGTACACGATCGACGAAGACAAGGGCACGGTGATCGCGAAGGTCTGGAATCGCATGATCGATCCCGGCGACGGCTCGATCCACCAGGAGTACAACATCACGATCCTCAAGTACGCCGGGAACATGCAGTGGTCCTACGAAGAGGACGTCTACAACCCGGCGCACTTCGGGACCATGATCAAGGGATGGATGGACGCGAAGAAGCGCGTCGAGGCGGAGAAGGCCCAGGCGTAG
- a CDS encoding heparan-alpha-glucosaminide N-acetyltransferase domain-containing protein, translated as MTETRSDMSRLAAIDWMRGFVMVLMAVDHASQMWNAGRVASDSAYLANLFVGGDYWIPGTELGPAQFVTRWITHLCAPTFLFLSGTSLAMSFEKRRAQGMAERELDRHLLVRAGVVLACEGLLSLMAASGMLMLQVLFAIGASMIAMVLLRRLPTALLVAIGVGWLAGSEFVLMRLLPIPEDLSTGAVDHFSMLSTLLFVPGNGSFVVNSYPMTHWLAMMLLGWAFGRFLLDQPANEHGRQETEKLLLLCGCTALLLWSLIRSQNGYGNMGLLRDDRSVIQFLHMSKYPPALVYSLMELGLMALGLVFCLRTERRLAKPVNPWNPLLVYGQTALFFYMLHFVLLGAGAMAITGGMMLRGLTETWIAAGAVLVVLYPACVWFRRLKRRHPDSFLQYI; from the coding sequence ATGACCGAGACCCGAAGCGACATGAGCCGACTCGCGGCGATCGACTGGATGCGGGGCTTCGTCATGGTCTTGATGGCCGTCGACCATGCCTCGCAGATGTGGAACGCAGGCCGGGTCGCTTCCGACTCCGCCTACCTCGCCAATCTCTTCGTCGGCGGCGACTACTGGATCCCCGGAACGGAGCTCGGCCCGGCCCAGTTCGTCACGCGCTGGATCACCCACCTCTGCGCTCCGACCTTCCTGTTCCTCTCGGGCACTTCTCTCGCGATGAGCTTCGAGAAGCGTCGCGCGCAGGGCATGGCCGAGAGGGAGCTCGATCGACACCTGCTGGTCCGCGCCGGCGTCGTGCTCGCCTGCGAGGGCCTCCTCTCCCTCATGGCGGCGAGCGGGATGCTGATGCTCCAGGTCCTCTTCGCGATCGGCGCGTCGATGATCGCGATGGTGCTGCTTCGGCGACTGCCCACGGCCCTGCTCGTCGCGATCGGCGTGGGCTGGCTCGCCGGGAGCGAGTTCGTCCTGATGCGGCTCCTGCCGATCCCGGAGGATCTCTCGACCGGCGCCGTGGATCACTTCTCGATGCTCTCGACGCTCCTCTTCGTTCCGGGAAACGGCAGCTTCGTCGTGAACTCGTATCCGATGACCCATTGGCTCGCGATGATGCTGCTCGGCTGGGCCTTCGGCCGCTTCCTCCTCGACCAGCCCGCGAACGAGCATGGACGCCAGGAGACGGAGAAGCTCCTGCTGCTCTGCGGCTGCACGGCCCTGCTGCTCTGGTCCCTCATTCGTAGCCAGAACGGCTACGGCAACATGGGCCTCCTCCGGGACGACCGATCGGTCATCCAGTTCCTCCACATGTCGAAATACCCGCCGGCCCTCGTCTACTCCCTGATGGAGCTCGGCTTGATGGCGCTCGGCCTGGTCTTCTGCCTGCGAACCGAGCGGCGTCTCGCGAAACCCGTGAATCCGTGGAACCCGCTCCTCGTGTACGGACAGACGGCTCTCTTCTTCTACATGCTCCACTTCGTCCTGCTCGGCGCCGGCGCGATGGCGATCACCGGCGGGATGATGCTCCGGGGCCTGACGGAGACCTGGATCGCGGCAGGGGCCGTGCTCGTCGTGCTCTACCCGGCCTGCGTCTGGTTCCGCCGACTCAAGCGGCGCCATCCGGACAGCTTTCTCCAGTACATCTGA
- a CDS encoding enoyl-CoA hydratase/isomerase family protein, with product MSESPILFEKRDDGIAVVTLNRPEKLNALTGPLLDALDEAVDRVANDPEIRVFLLRGAPRPDGRPCFSAGVDVNAVMEGTGVGEEQGFLLTNKIDDLLKPSIAVIDGICTTGGAEIAIACDFRLVGRQARISDWHLKKLGTGLGAWGASTRWARECGVTNAKQMLLTGREIDGDEAFRIGFASAVYDSDALDAGAFEMAGRIAEMNPDGVKLVLAHLDRIEDMSRDQALRWAQLSADWLDVKVGASELQGKVLGR from the coding sequence ATGTCCGAGTCGCCCATCCTTTTCGAAAAGCGCGACGACGGGATCGCCGTCGTGACGCTCAACCGGCCGGAGAAGCTGAACGCGCTGACCGGGCCGCTCCTCGATGCCCTCGACGAAGCCGTCGACCGGGTCGCGAACGACCCCGAGATCAGGGTCTTCCTGCTGCGGGGCGCCCCGCGCCCGGACGGCCGCCCCTGCTTCAGCGCCGGCGTCGACGTGAACGCGGTCATGGAAGGGACCGGCGTCGGCGAAGAGCAGGGCTTCCTCCTCACGAACAAGATCGACGACCTGCTCAAGCCCTCGATCGCCGTCATCGACGGCATCTGCACGACCGGCGGCGCCGAGATCGCGATCGCCTGTGACTTCCGTCTGGTCGGCCGCCAGGCCCGGATCAGTGACTGGCACCTGAAGAAGCTCGGCACCGGCCTCGGCGCCTGGGGCGCGTCGACCCGCTGGGCGCGGGAGTGCGGCGTCACGAACGCGAAGCAGATGCTCCTGACCGGCCGCGAGATCGACGGCGACGAAGCGTTCCGGATCGGCTTCGCCAGCGCGGTCTACGACTCGGACGCCCTCGACGCCGGCGCCTTCGAGATGGCGGGACGGATCGCGGAGATGAACCCCGACGGCGTGAAGCTCGTCCTCGCCCACCTCGACCGGATCGAAGACATGAGTCGCGACCAGGCGCTTCGCTGGGCCCAGCTCTCCGCCGACTGGCTCGACGTCAAGGTCGGAGCGAGCGAGCTCCAGGGAAAGGTGCTCGGTCGCTGA
- a CDS encoding CoA transferase: MTESSANGPLAGYRVVDLTTMISGPMATCVLGDQGADVIKVESPGVGDLVRRLGAPRDGITATFATTNRNKRSIVLDLKQDSDMEAFRKLVATADVVVQNFRPGVVDRMGIGCDALRAIKPDLIYVSISGFGETGPYSGKRVYDPVIQALSGLATIQGDRGVGRPKMMRVVIPDKVTAMTAAQAITAALLAKERTGEGQHVKLSMLDAMISLAWPEGYAGHTFVGSEADVPRNALAQDLVFETKDGYMTAGAVSDSEWHGLTRALGHPEWLDDDRFKTAGGRVAYAKERLDQTADVLVTRTTEEWLERLDAEQVPCAPILPLSEILEHPQIEATGVVVETDHPVAGRIRQARAAAQFEKTPTNLDRPAPTLGEHTDEILAELGLAR, from the coding sequence ATGACCGAATCCAGCGCGAACGGGCCCCTCGCGGGCTACCGCGTCGTCGACCTGACCACGATGATCTCGGGCCCCATGGCCACCTGTGTCCTCGGGGACCAGGGCGCCGACGTGATCAAGGTCGAGTCCCCCGGCGTGGGCGACCTGGTCCGCCGGCTCGGCGCCCCCCGCGATGGGATCACCGCGACCTTCGCGACGACCAACCGCAACAAGCGCTCGATCGTCCTCGACCTCAAGCAGGACTCCGACATGGAGGCGTTCCGGAAGCTCGTCGCGACCGCCGACGTCGTCGTCCAGAACTTCCGCCCCGGCGTCGTCGACCGCATGGGCATCGGCTGTGACGCCCTGCGCGCGATCAAGCCCGACCTGATCTACGTCTCGATCTCGGGCTTCGGCGAGACGGGGCCCTACTCCGGCAAGCGCGTCTACGACCCGGTCATCCAGGCGCTCTCCGGACTCGCGACGATCCAGGGCGATCGCGGCGTCGGTCGACCGAAGATGATGCGCGTCGTGATCCCGGACAAGGTCACGGCGATGACCGCCGCGCAGGCGATCACGGCGGCGCTCCTCGCGAAGGAGCGGACCGGAGAGGGGCAGCACGTCAAGCTCTCGATGCTCGATGCGATGATCTCCCTCGCCTGGCCCGAAGGCTACGCGGGTCACACCTTCGTGGGCAGCGAGGCCGACGTGCCGCGCAACGCCCTCGCCCAGGACCTCGTCTTCGAGACGAAGGACGGATACATGACGGCGGGCGCGGTCTCGGACTCCGAGTGGCACGGGCTGACCCGCGCCCTCGGCCATCCCGAGTGGCTCGACGACGATCGTTTCAAGACCGCGGGCGGCCGCGTCGCCTACGCGAAGGAGCGCCTCGACCAGACCGCCGACGTACTCGTCACGCGCACCACCGAGGAGTGGCTCGAGCGCCTCGACGCGGAGCAGGTCCCCTGCGCCCCGATCCTGCCGCTCTCGGAGATCCTCGAGCATCCGCAGATCGAAGCGACCGGCGTGGTCGTCGAGACGGATCACCCCGTCGCGGGCCGGATCCGTCAGGCGCGCGCCGCCGCGCAGTTCGAGAAGACCCCGACCAACCTGGACCGCCCCGCCCCGACGCTCGGCGAGCACACGGACGAGATCCTCGCCGAGCTCGGCCTCGCGCGGTAG
- a CDS encoding SDR family NAD(P)-dependent oxidoreductase, translating to MENLDGKIAVVTGASSGIGLGIAKELARHGMSIVMASQSADRLAASAEEVRALGAEVLEVPTDVAKKSEIERLAEKTLERFGAVHVLVNNAGVYAPGYAWELDDDDWDWVVDVNYWGTVNGIRVFMPHLLEQDEAHVVNVSSAGGIMTAMCHGPYTSTKHAIVGLSKGLRVECAMKQSKVGVTLVCPGGVATNISSQFDRSGPDGQPRGDRPLPNEIKELWKAVDATVDGGIPSDEVGRMVHQAITENVFWVLPNAECYFPIFDQEFEEMKNAIRN from the coding sequence ATGGAGAACCTCGACGGAAAGATCGCCGTCGTCACCGGCGCGAGCAGCGGAATCGGACTCGGGATCGCCAAGGAGCTCGCCCGCCACGGCATGTCGATCGTGATGGCCAGCCAGAGCGCCGATCGCCTGGCCGCCTCCGCCGAGGAGGTCCGCGCCCTCGGCGCCGAGGTCCTCGAAGTGCCGACCGATGTCGCCAAGAAGTCGGAGATCGAGCGCCTCGCCGAGAAGACCCTCGAGCGCTTCGGCGCGGTCCACGTCCTGGTGAACAACGCGGGCGTCTACGCCCCGGGCTACGCCTGGGAGCTCGACGACGACGACTGGGACTGGGTCGTCGACGTGAACTACTGGGGAACGGTGAACGGCATCCGCGTCTTCATGCCCCATCTCCTCGAACAGGACGAAGCCCACGTCGTGAACGTGTCGTCGGCAGGCGGGATCATGACCGCGATGTGCCACGGTCCGTACACGTCGACCAAGCACGCGATCGTCGGCCTCTCGAAGGGTCTGCGCGTCGAGTGCGCCATGAAGCAATCGAAGGTCGGCGTGACCCTCGTCTGCCCCGGCGGCGTCGCCACCAACATCTCGTCCCAGTTCGACCGCTCCGGGCCGGACGGGCAGCCCCGCGGTGATCGCCCGCTCCCGAACGAGATCAAGGAGCTCTGGAAGGCCGTCGACGCCACCGTCGACGGCGGCATCCCGAGCGACGAGGTCGGCCGGATGGTCCATCAGGCCATCACCGAGAACGTCTTCTGGGTTCTGCCGAACGCCGAGTGCTACTTCCCGATCTTCGACCAGGAGTTCGAAGAGATGAAGAACGCGATCCGGAACTAG